In one window of Nodosilinea sp. PGN35 DNA:
- the tkt gene encoding transketolase has product MAVATQSLEELCINSIRFLAIDAVEKAKSGHPGLPMGAAPMAYVLWDKFMRVNPKNPQWFNRDRFVLSAGHGCMLQYALLYLSGFDSVTLDDIKQFRQWGARTPGHPENFETPGVEVTTGPLGQGIANAVGLAMAEAHLAAKFNKPDATLVDHYTYVILGDGCNMEGVSGEACSLAGHLGLGKLIALYDDNHISIDGSTDISFTEDVGKRFEAYGWHVQHVEDGNTDLDGIAKAIEEAKSVSDRPSLIKVTTTIGYGSPNKQNTAGVHGAALGGDEIKLTRENLGWSYGDFEVPEDALSHMRKAVERGASLQAEWEETLATYRTKYAAEAAEFERMLAGKLPEGWADALPTYTPEDKALATRKNSEITLNALAPALPELIGGSADLTHSNLTELKISGSFQKGAYENRNLRFGVREHGMGAICNGIALHNSGLIPYCATFLVFADYMRAAIRLSALSQAGVIYVMTHDSIGLGEDGPTHQPVETIASLRAIPNLIVIRPADGTETSGAYKIAVEHRKTPTLMAFSRQNLPNLPGSSIEGVAKGAYTVDDCDGTPDLILIGTGSEVSLCVDAAQELRASGTKVRVVSMPSWELFDAQDAAYQESVLPKAVTKRLAVEAGITMGWCRYVGAEGDVVGVDRFGASAPGGLVMEKFGFTVENVVSRAKALLG; this is encoded by the coding sequence ATGGCTGTTGCAACCCAATCCCTGGAAGAACTCTGTATTAATTCCATTCGCTTCCTCGCGATCGATGCGGTGGAAAAGGCCAAGTCTGGTCACCCCGGTCTGCCCATGGGGGCTGCGCCCATGGCCTACGTACTGTGGGATAAGTTTATGCGGGTTAACCCCAAAAACCCCCAGTGGTTTAACCGCGATCGCTTTGTGCTGTCGGCCGGCCACGGCTGCATGCTGCAGTACGCCCTGCTCTACCTGAGCGGTTTTGACAGCGTGACGCTGGACGACATCAAGCAGTTCCGCCAGTGGGGCGCTCGCACCCCCGGCCACCCCGAAAACTTTGAAACCCCCGGTGTCGAAGTCACCACCGGCCCCCTGGGTCAGGGCATTGCCAACGCCGTCGGTCTGGCCATGGCCGAGGCTCACCTGGCGGCCAAGTTCAATAAGCCCGACGCCACCCTGGTAGACCACTACACCTACGTGATTTTGGGCGACGGCTGCAACATGGAAGGGGTTTCGGGCGAAGCCTGCTCCCTGGCGGGTCACCTGGGCCTGGGCAAGCTGATTGCCCTCTACGACGACAACCACATCTCCATCGACGGCTCCACCGATATCTCCTTCACCGAGGATGTGGGTAAGCGGTTTGAGGCCTACGGTTGGCACGTGCAGCACGTGGAGGACGGCAATACTGATTTGGATGGGATTGCCAAGGCGATCGAAGAAGCTAAATCGGTCAGCGATCGCCCCTCGCTGATCAAGGTCACCACTACCATCGGCTACGGTTCCCCCAACAAGCAAAATACCGCTGGCGTCCACGGCGCAGCCCTGGGCGGCGACGAAATTAAGCTCACCCGCGAAAACCTGGGCTGGAGCTACGGCGACTTTGAAGTGCCCGAAGATGCCCTCAGCCACATGCGCAAAGCCGTCGAGCGCGGTGCCAGTCTCCAGGCCGAGTGGGAAGAAACCCTCGCCACCTACCGCACCAAGTACGCCGCCGAGGCCGCCGAGTTTGAGCGCATGCTGGCGGGCAAACTACCCGAGGGCTGGGCCGACGCATTGCCCACCTACACCCCCGAAGACAAGGCCCTGGCCACCCGAAAGAACTCCGAGATCACCCTCAACGCCCTGGCTCCGGCTCTCCCTGAGCTGATCGGCGGCTCCGCCGACCTGACCCACTCCAACCTGACCGAGCTGAAGATCTCCGGCAGCTTCCAGAAGGGGGCCTACGAAAACCGCAACCTGCGCTTCGGCGTCCGCGAGCACGGCATGGGGGCGATCTGCAACGGCATTGCCCTGCACAACTCGGGCCTGATTCCCTACTGCGCCACCTTCCTGGTGTTTGCCGACTACATGCGGGCGGCAATTCGCCTGTCGGCCCTCTCCCAGGCGGGGGTGATCTACGTCATGACCCACGACTCCATCGGTCTGGGCGAAGACGGCCCCACCCACCAGCCGGTGGAGACCATCGCCTCCCTGCGGGCCATCCCCAACCTGATCGTGATTCGCCCCGCCGACGGCACCGAGACCTCGGGAGCCTACAAGATCGCCGTGGAGCACCGCAAGACCCCCACGCTGATGGCCTTTAGCCGCCAAAACCTGCCCAACTTGCCCGGTTCTTCGATAGAGGGTGTGGCCAAGGGGGCCTATACCGTGGACGACTGCGACGGCACCCCCGACCTGATCTTAATTGGCACCGGCAGCGAGGTCAGCCTCTGTGTCGATGCCGCCCAGGAGCTGCGGGCAAGCGGTACTAAGGTGCGGGTAGTCTCCATGCCCTCCTGGGAGCTGTTCGATGCCCAGGACGCCGCCTACCAGGAATCGGTGCTGCCCAAGGCCGTCACCAAGCGCCTGGCGGTGGAAGCGGGCATCACCATGGGCTGGTGCCGCTACGTGGGTGCTGAGGGCGATGTGGTTGGCGTCGATCGCTTTGGGGCCTCCGCCCCCGGCGGCCTGGTGATGGAGAAGTTTGGCTTCACCGTCGAGAACGTCGTTAGCCGTGCCAAAGCGCTGCTGGGCTAG